A single Roseinatronobacter monicus DNA region contains:
- the bluB gene encoding 5,6-dimethylbenzimidazole synthase yields the protein MKFCSEQRATLLDVLTWRRDIRHFRTDPVDEAALARLQAVMDLAPSVGNARPWRVLRVDAPDLRAAVRANFTAANARAAAQYSGTQAQEYHKLKLAGLDRAPVQLAVFTETGPIEGHGLGRQTMPETLRQSTAMAIHTLWLAARVENLGLGMVSILEPEEVARLLDVPKTWEFTAWLCLGHPEFDDDTPLLHRAGWQENTPTRWRQR from the coding sequence GTGAAGTTCTGCTCAGAGCAACGCGCCACACTTCTGGATGTGCTGACATGGCGCCGTGACATCCGCCATTTCCGCACTGATCCGGTGGATGAGGCGGCGCTCGCGCGCTTGCAAGCCGTGATGGACTTGGCCCCATCGGTGGGCAATGCGCGGCCTTGGCGCGTGTTGCGTGTCGATGCGCCCGACTTGCGCGCCGCTGTGCGCGCGAATTTCACCGCCGCCAATGCCCGCGCCGCCGCGCAATATTCGGGCACACAGGCGCAGGAGTATCACAAACTCAAACTCGCAGGGCTGGACCGCGCGCCCGTGCAACTTGCCGTCTTTACCGAGACTGGACCGATTGAGGGGCATGGGCTTGGCCGCCAGACCATGCCCGAGACATTGCGCCAATCTACGGCGATGGCCATTCACACGCTGTGGCTCGCTGCACGGGTCGAAAATCTGGGGCTTGGCATGGTCTCGATTCTGGAGCCGGAGGAGGTTGCGCGGCTGCTGGATGTGCCAAAAACGTGGGAGTTCACCGCGTGGCTGTGCCTTGGTCATCCCGAATTTGACGATGACACCCCGCTGTTGCACCGCGCAGGCTGGCAGGAGAACACGCCGACACGCTGGCGGCAGCGGTGA
- the hisI gene encoding phosphoribosyl-AMP cyclohydrolase codes for MPHPEFHPRRSVEEVEEGTVLAPKFGPDGLLPCITTDAATGNVLMLGWMNDAALRLTLQTGEAHYFSRARLTLWHKGATSGLVQQVIEARIDDDQDAIWLRVAVAGSGASCHVGYRSCFYRAVPTGADAGGPLRFREDAKSFDPTLVYADAPNPTQL; via the coding sequence ATGCCCCACCCCGAATTCCACCCCCGCCGCAGTGTCGAAGAGGTCGAGGAAGGCACGGTTCTTGCACCGAAATTCGGACCTGACGGTCTGTTGCCTTGCATCACGACCGATGCCGCCACCGGCAATGTGCTGATGCTGGGCTGGATGAACGACGCTGCCCTGCGCCTGACCCTGCAAACGGGTGAGGCGCATTATTTCAGCCGCGCGCGCCTGACGCTGTGGCACAAAGGGGCGACATCAGGGCTGGTGCAGCAGGTGATTGAGGCACGCATTGACGACGATCAGGATGCGATCTGGCTGCGGGTCGCGGTGGCGGGCAGCGGTGCATCCTGCCATGTCGGGTATCGGTCCTGCTTTTACCGCGCGGTCCCGACGGGGGCAGATGCAGGCGGGCCACTGCGCTTCAGGGAAGACGCCAAAAGCTTTGATCCGACCCTTGTCTATGCCGACGCGCCGAACCCCACCCAGTTATGA
- a CDS encoding CobW family GTP-binding protein, whose protein sequence is MHAPIPVTLLTGFLGSGKTTLLNRLLHDPQAGRVAVIVNEFGEAGLDHDLIEEAAEDVVLMPAGCICCSIRGDLSRTLLSLLARRVRGELPFDRVVIETTGLADPGPVHHTLMVDPVLSPNYVLDGTVTVVDAALGARTLDRHADAQAQVAMADRIVLSKRDLTDAQACRALEARLDKLNPHAGRIWADKGAVPVGALWGLGVQQKHAAPAQVLAWLAAPKPEPSALSGLSGLSTAKAAPNTPLATPSHHASDDRITTASIEVTELIAASVFDFWLDTLIALKGPDILRIKGIVHLQDMPHPFVFHGVQHIFAPPVPLENWREGDRTSRVVIIARDIPQQDLVDSLSMLRMRPEQDHAAQGITLHTMSEPF, encoded by the coding sequence ATGCATGCTCCCATACCTGTTACCTTGCTTACCGGTTTTCTTGGGTCTGGAAAGACAACCCTTCTCAACCGCCTGCTGCATGACCCGCAAGCGGGACGCGTGGCCGTCATCGTCAATGAATTTGGCGAGGCGGGGCTGGATCATGACCTGATCGAGGAAGCTGCCGAAGATGTCGTGCTGATGCCGGCAGGGTGTATCTGCTGCTCGATCCGGGGTGATCTGTCGAGAACGCTTCTCTCGCTTCTGGCGCGGCGGGTGCGCGGGGAACTGCCCTTTGACCGGGTGGTGATCGAGACGACGGGGCTGGCCGACCCCGGCCCTGTGCATCACACCCTTATGGTCGATCCGGTGTTGTCGCCAAATTATGTGCTGGACGGCACGGTGACTGTGGTGGATGCGGCGCTGGGCGCGCGCACGCTGGACCGCCACGCCGATGCGCAGGCGCAAGTGGCCATGGCCGACCGGATCGTGCTGAGCAAGCGCGACCTGACCGACGCGCAGGCCTGCCGCGCTTTGGAAGCGCGACTGGACAAGCTGAACCCACATGCAGGCCGGATATGGGCGGACAAGGGCGCGGTGCCTGTGGGGGCACTTTGGGGTTTGGGGGTTCAGCAAAAACACGCAGCGCCCGCGCAAGTGCTGGCATGGCTGGCGGCCCCCAAGCCAGAACCCAGCGCGCTGTCAGGGCTGTCGGGCCTGAGCACTGCCAAGGCAGCGCCAAACACCCCCCTTGCCACACCGTCGCATCACGCATCCGATGACCGGATCACAACCGCCTCCATCGAGGTGACAGAGCTGATTGCAGCAAGCGTGTTCGATTTCTGGCTGGATACGCTGATTGCCCTGAAAGGCCCTGATATTCTGCGCATCAAGGGGATTGTGCATCTGCAAGATATGCCCCACCCCTTCGTGTTTCACGGCGTGCAGCATATTTTCGCACCACCCGTGCCGCTGGAGAATTGGCGCGAGGGGGACCGCACCAGCCGCGTGGTCATCATCGCGCGCGATATTCCACAGCAAGACCTTGTCGACAGCCTGTCGATGCTGCGTATGCGCCCCGAGCAAGACCATGCCGCGCAAGGCATCACCCTTCACACAATGTCAGAGCCGTTTTAA
- a CDS encoding spermidine synthase, with product MTQFHSTRHIATLGALFTLSGAAALIYQVLWVRELGLLFGSTAQAAALTIAIFFTGIALGGWLFGRVAGRLARPLRVFGLVEIGVAATALGHFLVSDTYFTLYPALYAMVGGVPLLETALKASVAATILLPSAILMGGTLPLMGQHVIRARDSLGRMGSALYALNTAGGAMGALAAGFFLPMWLGFSGAYLLAVGFDLFVGLAAVMIARRALPMVSAEKSARAPIPARLWVIAFASGFATLAVEVIWTRAFAQVLQNSVYTYALVLTVFLAALSLGAALANVLGRMALRPEVVLTGLLLASCAVIAATPHLFHHLTGGLGYLGGRADFAGYVWEVGRVAVLTMLIPGTILGAVLPYLLRLMEGDTAPGAVLGRLIAVNTTGAILGALAGGFGVLPLVGAWKGLWLMGAIYAVLVLVLWQPSDGWGARLTRFAALAGAVILLAGQPGLQATRLNAGEEFLAFREGPSAHVAVVERGEAKFIRVNNFYTLGGSGALVPERNQTMIPLLTHPDPREVFFLGMGTGISAGAGLFANPDRVTVCELLPDVIDFARDWFGPYVNGLFTDPRVTIHPEDGRQCLARATATYDMIIADLFTPWRAGVGNVYTVEHYALAASRLNPGGAYVQWMPLYQVSRREFEIIANTMAQAFPEVTLWRGDLYPERSILALVGRNEAAPLDPATLAAQWRAMTGSDAPDAVLIDRALKFYAGNAASGLFADAPINTDDWPLIEYLAPRTHRAVIAGRANWLTGQARDQLYADLFASLPPQDDPHLAQLDDAQRDLPRAGAVYAEWRGLRARNDLRAGALWQDFIALTPPHARNPDSPAGQVATGGMAFGDATN from the coding sequence ATGACCCAATTCCATTCCACTCGTCACATTGCCACGCTTGGCGCGCTGTTCACCCTGTCAGGGGCGGCGGCGCTGATTTATCAGGTGCTTTGGGTGCGCGAATTGGGGTTGCTGTTCGGCTCTACCGCGCAGGCAGCGGCGCTGACGATTGCGATTTTCTTTACCGGCATCGCGTTGGGCGGCTGGCTGTTCGGGCGGGTTGCGGGGCGGCTGGCACGGCCCTTGCGCGTCTTCGGTCTGGTGGAAATCGGGGTGGCTGCTACGGCACTGGGGCATTTTCTGGTGTCGGACACGTATTTCACCCTCTACCCCGCGCTGTACGCCATGGTGGGCGGGGTGCCGCTGCTGGAAACGGCGCTGAAAGCAAGCGTGGCGGCGACGATCCTGTTGCCCTCGGCCATTCTGATGGGCGGGACGCTGCCCCTGATGGGCCAGCATGTGATCCGTGCACGCGACAGTTTGGGGCGTATGGGATCGGCGCTCTATGCGCTCAACACGGCAGGCGGGGCGATGGGGGCGCTGGCAGCGGGGTTTTTCCTGCCCATGTGGCTGGGGTTTTCGGGGGCCTATCTGCTGGCCGTAGGGTTTGATCTGTTTGTGGGGCTGGCGGCGGTGATGATCGCGCGCCGTGCGCTGCCGATGGTTTCGGCAGAGAAATCCGCCCGCGCGCCCATCCCCGCGCGGCTTTGGGTGATCGCCTTTGCCTCTGGCTTTGCGACCTTGGCGGTCGAGGTGATCTGGACCCGCGCCTTTGCGCAAGTGCTGCAAAACTCGGTCTATACTTATGCGCTGGTGCTGACGGTATTTCTTGCCGCGTTGTCACTGGGGGCTGCGTTGGCGAATGTGCTGGGTCGCATGGCGCTGCGGCCCGAAGTGGTGCTGACCGGCCTTTTGCTGGCCTCTTGCGCAGTGATTGCCGCCACGCCGCATCTGTTTCACCACCTGACCGGTGGGCTGGGCTATTTGGGCGGGCGGGCCGATTTCGCAGGCTATGTCTGGGAGGTGGGGCGTGTCGCCGTCCTGACCATGCTGATCCCCGGCACGATTCTGGGCGCGGTGCTGCCTTATCTGCTGCGCCTGATGGAAGGTGACACAGCGCCGGGGGCGGTGCTGGGGCGGCTGATCGCGGTCAACACCACAGGGGCTATTCTGGGCGCGCTGGCGGGCGGTTTCGGGGTCCTGCCACTGGTCGGCGCGTGGAAGGGGCTGTGGCTGATGGGGGCGATTTACGCGGTGCTGGTGCTGGTGCTGTGGCAGCCCAGTGACGGCTGGGGCGCGCGGCTCACACGGTTTGCAGCATTGGCGGGTGCGGTGATCCTGCTTGCAGGCCAGCCCGGCCTGCAAGCCACGCGGCTGAACGCGGGCGAGGAATTTCTGGCCTTTCGAGAGGGGCCATCGGCCCATGTCGCCGTGGTGGAGCGGGGCGAGGCAAAATTCATCCGCGTCAATAATTTCTACACGTTGGGCGGATCGGGCGCGTTGGTGCCCGAACGCAACCAGACCATGATCCCGCTGCTGACCCATCCCGATCCGCGCGAGGTGTTTTTTCTGGGCATGGGCACGGGCATTTCCGCAGGTGCCGGGCTGTTCGCCAACCCCGACCGCGTCACCGTGTGTGAATTGCTGCCCGATGTGATTGATTTCGCGCGCGACTGGTTCGGCCCCTATGTGAACGGGCTGTTCACGGACCCGCGCGTGACCATTCACCCTGAAGATGGCCGCCAATGCCTTGCCCGCGCGACGGCAACTTATGACATGATCATTGCCGATCTGTTCACGCCGTGGCGCGCAGGCGTGGGCAATGTCTATACGGTCGAGCATTATGCACTTGCGGCCAGCCGCCTGAACCCCGGCGGGGCCTATGTGCAATGGATGCCGCTGTATCAGGTGTCGCGGCGCGAGTTCGAGATCATCGCCAACACAATGGCACAGGCTTTTCCCGAAGTGACGCTGTGGCGCGGCGACCTTTACCCGGAACGGTCCATTCTGGCGCTGGTGGGACGGAACGAAGCGGCACCGCTGGACCCTGCCACACTGGCCGCGCAGTGGCGCGCGATGACCGGCAGTGACGCGCCTGACGCGGTGCTGATCGACCGCGCGCTGAAATTCTATGCGGGCAATGCGGCATCGGGGTTGTTTGCCGACGCGCCGATAAACACCGATGACTGGCCGCTGATCGAATACCTTGCCCCGCGCACCCATCGCGCGGTGATTGCCGGGCGCGCAAACTGGCTGACAGGGCAGGCGCGGGACCAGCTTTATGCCGATCTGTTTGCGTCCCTGCCACCGCAAGATGACCCACATCTGGCCCAGTTGGATGACGCGCAGCGCGATCTGCCGCGCGCGGGGGCGGTGTATGCCGAATGGCGGGGGTTGCGGGCGCGCAATGATCTGCGTGCAGGCGCGCTGTGGCAGGATTTCATCGCCCTGACCCCGCCCCACGCCCGCAATCCCGACAGCCCTGCGGGACAGGTCGCAACCGGTGGCATGGCCTTTGGGGATGCGACCAACTGA
- a CDS encoding dockerin type I domain-containing protein has product MLSAQEQFFLEQLNRARLNPLGEAERFGIGLNDPDPTQTTGQSPAQTLAGGVRQPLAANDALSAAAGVHSQAYLDGLVQMSGPNAGHHWLDGTTPADRAEDAGYGTRFVGENLSFGATTAAFSADQAVLWGPSGIGHHQGLFYSITHRPNLLNGDYMQAGIAQVVADDYTSGGVVFNASVITNKFGREDLSDRFLTGVAYADDDGDGFYSLGEGRGDVTITALGMSATSAQAGGYALNLGVQNDPVEVVIGWQGQTLRAAVDLSASNVKLDILGGSRILASGNLTLLEGVAEGGLLGAGNLALTGNSLDNLLLVGRGDNALDGAGGVNTAQFTGAFGDYTITVDAGTITVSDLRGSALGDGVNTLSNIQRLLFADGLFASDGSLLGAVANGQITLDDPAIGAFMGAQDQRRDLVVAGSTQDLPNGTPVIVTLNGKSYEARSESGQWSVTIRSGRQTESGYTPGDLDALANNTDYQITATAQTAAGPIAADFGFRTLFTSPEFGSFTSYPFGGVIGTDDLMAGLVATGTTTATGGTISFTLNGVRHDGAIQSDGSWTVSFPGSTLATLIHGQDYVLGLAITDQAGNRVEGSFAPFGAQLNFTAPHLAFDLPFDGALVPEIRDAGLVLSGSAQNVPDDVVVTVSLNGQSYSGLVSNGHWQVTIASEDLAALPDGATLTLNAAVTVSGNTASAGASFETDFTAPDPAPAPDPAPNQLDLTLHDIEGNPLLAGTMARISLGSQGDAIGPEGVDATGSVSFALPEDANGALYVTRDHQPGTDPRITALDALDVLRMAVGLQPSFGTAKAQNFIAADINGDGRVTAQDALDVLRAAVGLQTENAPRWVFFDAETDFEAMALNRSSVHVDPGIDISTLTSDQPLVMTGILLGYMESVA; this is encoded by the coding sequence ATGCTGAGCGCCCAAGAGCAGTTCTTTCTGGAACAACTGAACCGTGCCCGTCTGAACCCGTTGGGCGAGGCTGAGCGTTTTGGCATCGGGCTGAACGACCCTGACCCGACCCAAACCACCGGCCAGTCCCCCGCGCAGACGCTTGCCGGTGGGGTGCGTCAGCCGTTGGCCGCAAATGACGCCCTTTCAGCGGCCGCGGGCGTGCATTCTCAGGCGTATCTTGACGGCCTTGTCCAAATGAGCGGGCCAAATGCGGGCCATCACTGGCTGGACGGCACCACCCCCGCGGATCGTGCCGAAGATGCGGGCTATGGCACGCGGTTTGTGGGGGAAAACCTGTCTTTTGGGGCAACCACAGCGGCGTTTTCGGCTGATCAGGCTGTGTTATGGGGGCCGTCGGGCATCGGGCATCATCAGGGGTTGTTCTATTCCATCACGCACAGGCCAAACCTGCTGAATGGCGACTATATGCAAGCGGGGATCGCGCAGGTGGTGGCGGATGACTACACCTCTGGCGGGGTGGTGTTCAATGCCTCGGTCATCACCAATAAATTTGGCCGCGAAGACCTGTCCGACCGTTTTCTGACAGGGGTGGCCTATGCAGATGACGACGGTGACGGGTTCTATTCGCTGGGCGAGGGCCGGGGCGATGTGACGATTACAGCACTGGGCATGAGCGCAACCAGTGCGCAGGCGGGGGGATATGCGCTGAATTTGGGCGTGCAGAATGATCCGGTCGAGGTGGTGATTGGCTGGCAGGGACAGACCTTGCGCGCAGCGGTGGACCTGAGTGCCAGCAATGTGAAACTCGACATCTTGGGCGGCAGCCGCATTCTGGCCTCTGGCAACCTGACCTTGCTGGAGGGCGTGGCCGAGGGTGGCTTGTTGGGTGCTGGCAATCTGGCATTGACGGGCAATAGTCTTGATAACCTGCTGCTGGTCGGGCGCGGCGATAACGCGCTCGACGGGGCAGGCGGGGTGAATACGGCGCAATTTACCGGCGCATTTGGCGATTATACCATAACGGTTGATGCAGGCACGATCACAGTCTCCGACCTGCGCGGCAGCGCGCTTGGCGACGGGGTCAACACACTCAGCAATATTCAGCGGCTACTGTTTGCCGATGGGCTGTTTGCCAGCGATGGCAGCCTGCTGGGTGCCGTCGCAAATGGGCAGATCACATTGGATGACCCTGCGATCGGGGCATTTATGGGGGCGCAGGACCAACGGCGCGATCTTGTGGTGGCGGGCAGCACCCAAGACCTGCCGAATGGCACACCGGTGATCGTCACCCTGAATGGCAAAAGCTACGAGGCGCGATCTGAGTCGGGGCAGTGGTCTGTCACCATACGGTCGGGCCGACAGACCGAAAGCGGCTATACCCCCGGTGATCTGGATGCACTCGCCAATAACACTGACTATCAGATCACCGCCACAGCCCAGACCGCCGCTGGCCCCATCGCGGCGGATTTTGGGTTTCGCACGCTGTTCACCTCTCCGGAGTTTGGAAGTTTCACCTCTTATCCGTTTGGCGGGGTGATCGGCACGGATGATCTGATGGCCGGGCTGGTTGCGACAGGGACGACGACTGCCACAGGCGGCACGATCAGCTTTACCCTGAACGGGGTCCGGCATGATGGCGCGATCCAGTCCGATGGCAGTTGGACTGTCAGCTTTCCGGGCAGCACTCTGGCAACCCTGATCCATGGGCAGGACTATGTTCTGGGGCTTGCGATCACGGATCAGGCAGGCAACCGGGTCGAGGGCAGCTTCGCGCCGTTTGGTGCCCAGTTGAATTTTACCGCCCCCCATTTGGCATTTGATCTGCCCTTCGACGGGGCGTTGGTGCCTGAAATCCGCGACGCAGGGCTTGTCCTGTCGGGCAGTGCGCAGAATGTACCCGACGATGTTGTGGTCACGGTTTCGCTGAATGGTCAGTCCTATTCCGGCCTTGTCAGTAACGGACACTGGCAAGTGACCATTGCGTCAGAGGATCTGGCTGCGCTACCCGATGGGGCCACCCTAACGCTGAACGCCGCTGTGACCGTCTCTGGCAACACCGCCAGCGCTGGCGCAAGTTTCGAGACGGATTTCACAGCACCAGACCCCGCGCCAGCGCCGGACCCGGCCCCCAACCAGCTTGACCTGACCTTGCATGATATCGAGGGCAATCCGCTGCTGGCAGGCACAATGGCCCGCATCTCCCTCGGCTCTCAAGGGGATGCGATTGGCCCTGAAGGGGTCGATGCAACCGGTTCTGTCAGCTTTGCCCTGCCCGAAGATGCAAATGGGGCGCTGTATGTCACGCGCGACCACCAACCCGGAACCGACCCGAGGATCACCGCACTGGATGCGCTGGATGTGTTGCGGATGGCTGTCGGGTTGCAGCCGTCTTTTGGCACGGCCAAGGCCCAGAACTTCATCGCGGCAGATATCAACGGCGATGGCAGGGTCACAGCACAGGACGCACTGGACGTGCTGCGCGCCGCTGTCGGATTGCAGACAGAGAACGCGCCAAGATGGGTCTTCTTCGATGCCGAGACAGATTTTGAAGCTATGGCGCTGAACCGCAGTTCTGTGCATGTCGATCCGGGGATCGACATTTCAACCCTGACTTCAGATCAACCGCTTGTCATGACGGGTATCTTGCTGGGCTATATGGAGAGCGTCGCCTAA